The sequence below is a genomic window from Clostridium putrefaciens.
GCAAGTTCAGTTGCTTTAGCAGGCCCTTGTGTTGCTATTAGTGGAGGAATAAGCTTCGTAGGACTAATTGCTCCTCATATATCTAAACGTCTTGTAGGCCCTAAACATCAGCTTTTACTTCCAGTTTCAGCGCTTACAGGATCTCTACTTGTAATCTTAGCAGACACTTTAGGCCGCTTTATAGTTCAGCCAGCAGAAATACCCACAGGAATTGTGGTGGCTATTATTGGGGCCCCATACTTCTTATATTTATTGGCTAGAACGAAAGATTAAAAGGATAATAAAATTAAATAAAGGGGTAGATTAATTTGTCAGTACAATTAAATACAAAAAATATGGATGTTGGCTATGATGAAAAATTAATTATTAAGGATCTTAATTTGGAAATACCTATAGGTAAAATAACTGCCCTAATTGGATCTAATGGCTCTGGTAAATCCACCATATTAAAAACCATGGCACGGATTATGTCCCCGAAGGAAGGGCTTGTTTTATTAGATGGAAAGTCTATACATTCAGAGTCTACTAAAGAGGTAGCAAAAAGATTAGCTATGTTACCCCAGAATCCTTCAGCTCCTGAGGGATTAACAGTATATGAGCTTGTAACCTATGGAAGGTTTCCTCATCAAAAGGGTTTTGGAACATTAACCTTTGAAGATAAAGAAATTGTTATGAGTGCATTAAGAGTAACAGGAATGGAAGAATTCTATGACCGTCCTGTAGATCAGCTTTCCGGTGGTCAACGACAAAAGGCTTGGATTGCTATGGCACTTGCCCAACAAACAGAAATTCTAT
It includes:
- a CDS encoding ABC transporter ATP-binding protein, whose amino-acid sequence is MDVGYDEKLIIKDLNLEIPIGKITALIGSNGSGKSTILKTMARIMSPKEGLVLLDGKSIHSESTKEVAKRLAMLPQNPSAPEGLTVYELVTYGRFPHQKGFGTLTFEDKEIVMSALRVTGMEEFYDRPVDQLSGGQRQKAWIAMALAQQTEILFLDEPTTFLDMAHQLEVLKLLEKLNREEGRTIIMVVHDLNHAARYAQNMVAINHGTIVSEGTPKKVMTKEVLRDVFGIEADIMIDPRIGVPLCIPYELATNCNESTYANNHLQIGKYNY